In one window of Microbacterium sp. PM5 DNA:
- a CDS encoding alpha-N-arabinofuranosidase → MTARVRAAEIVGDVDARVFGGFVEHLGRHIYDGIHEPGHPTADAEGFRTDVIALVQELGVTTIRYPGGNFVSGYRWEDGIGPREDRPRRLDLAWRSTETNQVGLHEFSSWLEKVGSDLMLAVNLGTRDVAEALDLLEYANVAADTAWTRVRAANGRETPFDVRMWCLGNEMDGPWQLGHRNAEDYGTLASRAAKAMRMLDPTIELVACGSSARDMPTFGAWERDVLRHTFDDVDFISCHAYYQERNGQAQEFLVSAVDTDLFVREVVAAADEIAHERGSDKRIMLSFDEWNVWYQFADDGTKAGDLVPDGWPVAPRLLEDQYNVMDAVVVGDLLITLLQHADRVRSASLAQLVNVIAPIMTEPGGPAWRQTTFYPFSLTSRLGRGTARRVEIDGAPRVQSARFGDVSAVNAVATTDDAGTSVFLVNRSVSDAAELVIDLRELDAASLAVVESWMITDADYRVANTLADPDRVRPQSLEVIRQGDELRVSLPAVSWAVVRLG, encoded by the coding sequence ATGACCGCACGTGTGCGTGCTGCCGAGATCGTCGGCGACGTCGACGCCCGAGTTTTCGGCGGGTTCGTCGAGCATCTCGGACGGCACATCTACGACGGCATCCACGAGCCCGGACACCCCACTGCCGATGCCGAGGGCTTCCGCACCGACGTGATCGCGCTCGTGCAGGAGCTCGGCGTCACGACCATCCGCTACCCGGGCGGCAACTTCGTCTCCGGCTATCGCTGGGAAGACGGCATCGGCCCGCGCGAGGATCGGCCGCGGCGCCTGGACCTCGCGTGGCGATCGACCGAGACCAACCAGGTGGGCCTGCACGAGTTCTCCTCGTGGCTGGAGAAGGTCGGCAGCGACCTCATGCTCGCCGTGAACCTCGGTACGCGCGATGTCGCCGAGGCCCTCGACCTGCTCGAGTACGCGAACGTCGCCGCCGACACCGCCTGGACTCGCGTGCGCGCCGCGAACGGACGCGAGACCCCCTTCGACGTGCGGATGTGGTGCCTGGGCAACGAGATGGACGGTCCGTGGCAGCTCGGTCACCGCAACGCCGAGGACTACGGCACGCTCGCCTCACGTGCGGCCAAGGCGATGCGCATGCTCGATCCCACCATCGAGCTCGTCGCCTGCGGCTCGTCGGCCCGTGACATGCCCACGTTCGGGGCGTGGGAGCGCGACGTCCTGCGGCACACGTTCGACGACGTCGACTTCATCTCCTGCCACGCGTACTACCAGGAGCGCAACGGCCAGGCGCAGGAGTTCCTCGTCTCGGCCGTCGACACCGACCTGTTCGTCCGCGAGGTGGTGGCCGCCGCCGACGAGATCGCGCACGAGCGCGGATCGGACAAGCGCATCATGCTCTCGTTCGACGAGTGGAACGTCTGGTACCAGTTCGCCGACGACGGCACGAAGGCGGGAGACCTCGTTCCCGACGGTTGGCCGGTGGCGCCGAGGCTGCTGGAGGACCAGTACAACGTGATGGATGCCGTCGTCGTGGGCGATCTGCTCATCACGCTGCTCCAGCACGCCGATCGCGTGCGCTCCGCCTCGCTCGCACAGCTCGTGAACGTCATCGCACCGATCATGACCGAGCCCGGCGGTCCCGCGTGGCGCCAGACGACCTTCTACCCCTTCTCGCTCACGTCCCGCCTCGGCCGCGGCACCGCGCGGCGGGTCGAGATCGACGGCGCGCCGCGCGTGCAGAGCGCGCGCTTCGGCGACGTCTCCGCCGTCAACGCGGTCGCCACGACCGACGACGCCGGCACGAGCGTGTTCCTCGTGAACCGCTCGGTGTCGGATGCCGCGGAGCTCGTGATCGATCTGCGCGAGCTCGACGCGGCATCCCTCGCCGTCGTCGAGTCGTGGATGATCACCGATGCCGATTACCGGGTCGCCAACACGCTCGCCGACCCGGACCGGGTGCGGCCGCAGTCGCTGGAGGTCATCCGCCAGGGCGACGAGCTGCGCGTGTCACTGCCGGCCGTCTCGTGGGCGGTCGTGCGACTCGGCTAG
- the galE gene encoding UDP-glucose 4-epimerase GalE → MTWLVTGGAGYIGAHVVRALQASGIAPVVVDDLSSGHASFVPDGVPFVEGTILHRALLADTMREHGVTGVIHVAGFKYAGVSVQRPLHTYEQNVEGTRVALAAMADAGVHNIVFSSSAAVYGTPDVPLVTEDLPKRPASPYGESKLIGEWLLRDQAVATASDENPLRHTALRYFNVVGSADPSVYDTSPHNLFPIVFEKLLAGETPQINGDDYDTPDGTNVRDYVHVGDIAAAHVVAAQRLEAGEPVEAAYNLGSQNGLSVREIMDAMARVTGIDFTPKIGPRRPGDPDRIVATGELAARDLDWANRYTVDEMVRTGWEARRAAR, encoded by the coding sequence ATGACGTGGCTTGTGACCGGCGGAGCGGGATACATCGGTGCGCACGTGGTGCGCGCTCTACAGGCGTCGGGCATCGCCCCGGTCGTCGTGGACGACCTCTCGAGCGGCCACGCGTCGTTCGTGCCGGACGGCGTACCGTTCGTGGAGGGCACGATCCTGCATCGCGCACTGCTGGCCGACACGATGCGCGAACACGGCGTCACGGGCGTGATCCACGTCGCCGGATTCAAGTACGCGGGCGTCTCCGTACAGCGCCCGCTGCACACCTACGAGCAGAACGTCGAGGGCACCCGCGTGGCGCTGGCGGCCATGGCGGATGCCGGTGTGCACAACATCGTCTTCTCTTCCTCGGCCGCGGTCTACGGCACCCCTGACGTGCCGCTGGTGACCGAGGACCTTCCCAAGCGCCCCGCGTCGCCGTACGGCGAGTCGAAGCTCATCGGAGAATGGCTGCTGCGCGACCAGGCGGTCGCCACGGCATCCGACGAGAACCCGCTGCGGCACACCGCGCTGCGCTACTTCAACGTCGTCGGCTCGGCCGACCCCTCGGTGTACGACACCAGCCCCCACAACCTCTTCCCGATCGTGTTCGAGAAGCTGCTCGCGGGCGAGACGCCGCAGATCAACGGCGACGACTACGACACGCCCGACGGCACCAACGTCCGCGACTATGTGCACGTCGGCGACATCGCCGCGGCGCATGTCGTGGCGGCGCAGCGTCTGGAGGCGGGTGAGCCCGTAGAGGCCGCCTACAACCTCGGCTCGCAGAACGGACTGAGCGTGCGCGAGATCATGGATGCCATGGCCCGCGTGACCGGCATCGACTTCACCCCGAAGATCGGGCCCCGCCGCCCCGGCGACCCCGACCGCATCGTCGCCACGGGCGAGCTCGCCGCGCGCGACCTCGACTGGGCCAACCGCTACACGGTCGACGAGATGGTGCGCACGGGCTGGGAGGCGCGCCGCGCCGCGCGCTGA